One Pyrus communis chromosome 13, drPyrComm1.1, whole genome shotgun sequence genomic window carries:
- the LOC137713316 gene encoding uncharacterized protein, producing MLANRRQVLNPSRCSMRFASSEGCSVLNSSGLQHWFKNWQGLRKNKLTASTFAAAVGFFHHRRRQLWLEKIGALEPFSGNLATCWSNIKEEEALERYKLITGNSVLFPEFQVYGNRNVGEDWLGASPDGVIDRLVYGLPSRGVLEIKCPFFDGNMKKATPWSRIPRYCVPQAQGLMEILDRDWMDFYVWTPKGSSLFRVYRDAEYWDVLKIVLSDFWWNHVQPAREILSKSQIRDPLVELKWLKPAPRHELCSYIVYESKRVVDNSKLLMREINGKLVN from the coding sequence ATGCTTGCCAACCGCAGACAAGTTCTCAACCCTTCTCGTTGCTCTATGAGATTTGCTTCTTCTGAAGGTTGTTCTGTTCTTAATTCAAGTGGTCTTCAGCACTGGTTCAAAAATTGGCAAGGACTCAGAAAAAATAAACTGACAGCAAGCACTTTTGCTGCGGCGGTTGGTTTTTTTCATCACAGAAGACGCCAGCTTTGGCTAGAGAAGATTGGAGCCCTTGAACCATTTTCGGGTAATTTGGCTACCTGTTGGAGCAATATCAAAGAAGAGGAAGCACTTGAAAGATACAAGCTGATAACAGGAAATTCTGTTTTGTTTCCTGAATTTCAAGTTTATGGTAATAGGAATGTTGGAGAGGATTGGCTGGGAGCTTCACCGGATGGGGTGATTGATAGGCTGGTATACGGATTGCCTTCACGAGGAGTACTGGAGATTAAGTGTCCATTTTTTGATGGAAATATGAAGAAGGCTACCCCTTGGTCACGAATTCCTCGATACTGTGTTCCACAGGCTCAGGGTTTAATGGAAATACTTGACAGGGATTGGATGGATTTCTATGTTTGGACTCCTAAAGGGAGCAGCCTATTCAGGGTATATCGGGATGCAGAATACTGGGATGTTCTGAAAATAGTTCTCTCGGATTTTTGGTGGAATCATGTCCAGCCAGCGAGGGAGATCTTGAGCAAGTCTCAGATTAGAGATCCCCTCGTTGAATTAAAATGGCTCAAGCCAGCACCCAGGCATGAACTGTGTAGTTATATAGTTTATGAAAGCAAACGCGTTGTTGATAACTCCAAGTTATTGATGCGTGAAATCAATGGCAAACTGGTAAACTGA
- the LOC137713314 gene encoding pentatricopeptide repeat-containing protein At1g15510, chloroplastic-like encodes SFKISSRFHDFQRFEFSSLHSKLALLLRTHHLKSHYHHIAPSPSSFSSSSSSVLLHSCQNLQTLKQVHARILVSTGIQPSSHFSKLFTLYARFDDLDSAVSVFGSIREPNTMLWNLMMKSHVECGLVDSALLLYKKMRELGVSHDCFTFPIVNRVVMLLGGEVGYAGMVHCVAIQMGFGMDVYFGNTMIDFYVKCGAIDHARMLFDEMCQRDLVSWTSMISGYVSGGNVACGLSLFNEMRLELEPNSVTMLIMLQGCCGTESAICGSQFHGYVIKNGLLYDASVQNSILRMYAKLGTINEVEGFFSELDRRDVVSWNICISIFSSRGDVAKVRELFNDMQGKVAPGVETLTLVISALAKHGILSQGESLHCLATKRGLCDHVLQTSLLDLYAKCGELGISDRLFREIPHRNTITWGAMMFGFIQNGWFNEAVGLLREMQASGPEPGAEILRSLVDAFANLGALKLGKQIHGYIIRKSLYEGDESYTPLETSIINMYIRCGSLSAARVCFDRMLVKDIVTWTSMIEGYGSHGLGFEALKLFDLMIREGIRPNSVTFISLLSACSHSGLVTEGCDAFCSMKWKFGIEPDLDHYTSIVDLLGRSGKLKEALAVIMKMMTFPDSRIWGALLSGCRIYSLRDVGEYAAQRLLELEPDNAGYHTLLSNTQASVGQWDEVEETRRVMSEMDLKKMPGWSCIEAEGRIYGFVSGDRSHHQVEEIYEVLECLCRMQ; translated from the coding sequence TCTTTCAAGATTTCTTCCCGTTTCCATGATTTTCAACGTTTCGAGTTCTCATCTCTCCACTCCAAGCTTGCTCTGCTACTTCGAACCCATCACTTGAAATCCCACTACCACCACATCGCcccctctccttcttctttttcttcttcgtcAAGCTCGGTGCTGCTGCATTCATGCCAGAACCTCCAGACCCTGAAACAGGTCCACGCTCGTATCCTGGTCTCAACTGGGATCCAGCCCTCTTCCCATTTTTCAAAGTTATTCACTCTGTACGCTCGTTTCGATGACCTCGACAGCGCCGTTTCGGTTTTCGGTTCGATTCGAGAACCAAATACCATGCTGTGGAATTTAATGATGAAGTCCCATGTCGAATGCGGTCTTGTTGATTCGGCTCTGTTGCTGTACAAGAAGATGCGTGAGTTGGGTGTTTCGCATGATTGCTTTACGTTCCCGATTGTAAACAGGGTGGTTATGTTGCTTGGGGGTGAAGTTGGGTATGCAGGAATGGTTCACTGTGTGGCAATTCAAATGGGTTTtggaatggatgtgtattttgGTAATACAATGATTGATTTTTATGTGAAATGCGGAGCAATTGATCATGCTCGTAtgttgtttgatgaaatgtGTCAAAGAGATTTGGTTTCTTGGACATCGATGATTTCCGGGTATGTTTCGGGGGGGAATGTTGCCTGTGGGTTGAGCTTGTTCAATGAAATGAGGTTGGAGTTGGAACCGAATTCCGTTACTATGTTGATCATGTTGCAAGGATGTTGTGGCACTGAAAGTGCAATATGTGGAAGTCAATTTCATGGTTATGTGATTAAGAATGGTTTGCTGTATGATGCATCTGTGCAGAACTCAATCTTGAGAATGTATGCTAAATTAGGTACAATCAACGAAGTTGAAGGCTTTTTCAGCGAACTTGATAGAAGGGATGTCGTCTCCTGGAATATCTGCATTTCGATTTTTTCTTCGAGAGGGGATGTTGCGAAAGTAAGAGAGTTGTTCAATGATATGCAGGGCAAAGTGGCGCCGGGCGTTGAGACATTAACTTTGGTTATATCAGCATTGGCCAAACATGGGATTCTTTCCCAAGGTGAAAGCTTGCATTGTTTGGCGACAAAACGTGGGCTTTGTGATCACGTTTTGCAGACATCTTTGTTAGACCTCTATGCCAAGTGTGGAGAATTAGGAATCTCAGATAGGCTGTTCAGAGAAATCCCTCACAGGAACACCATTACGTGGGGTGCAATGATGTTTGGCTTCATTCAAAATGGTTGGTTTAATGAAGCTGTTGGACTGTTACGCGAAATGCAAGCTTCGGGTCCGGAACCAGGGGCTGAGATACTAAGAAGCCTCGTTGATGCATTTGCAAACCTAGGTGCTTTGAAGTTGGGAAAACAAATTCATGGCTATATCATAAGGAAATCATTGTATGAAGGCGATGAAAGCTATACTCCTCTCGAAACCTCCATAATAAACATGTACATAAGATGTGGTAGCCTATCTGCAGCTAGAGTGTGTTTTGATAGAATGTTGGTCAAAGATATAGTGACTTGGACATCAATGATTGAGGGCTATGGGAGCCACGGACTTGGttttgaagccttgaaactttTTGACCTGATGATTAGAGAAGGAATAAGACCAAATAGTGTCACCTTCATAAGCTTGTTATCTGCTTGTAGCCATTCCGGTCTTGTGACTGAAGGTTGTGATGCTTTTTGTTCCATGAAATGGAAGTTTGGTATCGAACCTGATTTAGACCATTACACTAGCATTGTCGATCTCTTGGGTCGATCTGGGAAGCTTAAAGAGGCCTTAGCTGTCATTATGAAAATGATGACTTTTCCGGATAGTAGGATTTGGGGTGCTCTTCTTTCAGGATGTAGAATTTACAGTCTCAGAGATGTTGGGGAGTATGCTGCTCAGAGGCTCTTGGAACTAGAACCTGATAACGCTGGGTACCATACTCTGTTGAGTAACACACAAGCTAGTGTTGGACAGTGGGATGAAGTAGAAGAGACGAGGAGAGTTATGAGCGAGATGGATCTAAAGAAGATGCCAGGGTGGAGCTGCATTGAGGCTGAAGGAAGAATTTATGGGTTTGTTTCGGGAGATAGATCACACCATCAAGTGGAGGAAatttatgaagtattggaatgTCTATGCAGGATGCAATAG
- the LOC137712881 gene encoding probable methyltransferase PMT7 has translation MGGGQAFEWKLGQMIMVGLLLMVGCFYAGTLYANNATIYASQLSSSSSPPSPGTSTFTNTIALTYRKTPPLIPETGINVCPLNLNEYIPCHDVAYVKTLLPSLDTNRREELERHCPPIEKRLFCLVPPPKDYKKPIRWPTSRDYVWRSNVNHTHLAEVKGGQNWVHPKDQFWWFPGGGTHFKHGAPEYIQRLGDMVTNGTGDLRSAGVSQVLDVGCGVASFSAFLLALDIQTMSFAPKDGHENQIQFALERGIGAMISAIATKQMPYPSSSFEMVHCSRCRVDWHENDGILLKEVNRLLRSNGYFVYSAPPAYKKDKYYPIIWEKLMNLTSAMCWKLIARKVQTAIWIKQDDLSCLQHNSEQKLVDLCDAGDDSKSSWNTQLRNCIQVRGAQSDSPKLASRPERLSVYSESLSRIGVTQEVFSLETAFWQDQVQRYWRLLNVNKTEIRNVMDMNAFCGGFAVALNDSPTWVMNIVPASMSNTLSAIYNRGLIGAFHDWCEPFSTYPRTYDLLHANHLFSHYKNLGQQGCVLADILLEMDRMIRPQGFIIIRDAETITARIQDLAPKFLWEVESHMLENIEKKPETVLICRKKFWAIV, from the exons ATGGGAGGTGGGCAGGCGTTTGAATGGAAATTGGGGCAGATGATAATGGTGGGTCTGCTGCTGATGGTTGGTTGCTTCTATGCTGGAACTCTATATGCCAACAATGCTACCATTTATGCATCTCAGCTAAGCTCCTCCAGTTCTCCTCCGTCCCCtg GTACTTCAACATTTACGAATACAATTGCTCTTACTTACAGAAAAACACCACCGTTGATCCCAGAGACGGGTATCAATGTATGCCCATTGAATTTAAATGAGTATATTCCCTGCCATGATGTTGCTTATGTAAAAACTTTGCTTCCAAGCTTGGACACCAATAGAAGAGAAGAACTAGAGAGGCACTGCCCTCCCATTGAAAAGCGCTTGTTTTGCTTGGTTCCACCACCAAAAGATTATAAGAAACCAATAAGATGGCCAACCAGCAGGGATTATGTGTGGCGAAGCAATGTGAATCATACACATCTTGCTGAAGTCAAAGGAGGACAAAATTGGGTGCATCCAAAGGATCAATTCTGGTGGTTCCCTGGTGGTGGTACTCATTTTAAGCACGGTGCACCCGAGTACATTCAAAG ATTGGGAGATATGGTAACAAATGGAACCGGTGATCTACGTTCTGCAGGAGTTAGTCAAGTCTTGGATGTCGGTTGTGGGGTTGCCAGTTTTTCTGCTTTTCTTCTTGCCTTGGATATACAAACAATGTCCTTTGCTCCAAAGGATGGTCATGAGAATCAAATTCAATTTGCTTTAGAGAGAGGCATTGGTGCAATGATTTCTGCTATAGCAACAAAACAAATGCCATATCCCTCTAGCTCTTTTGAAATGGTTCATTGTTCTAGGTGTCGAGTTGATTGGCATGAAAATG ATGGCATTTTGCTAAAAGAAGTGAATCGCCTTTTGCGTTCTAATGGGTACTTTGTCTATTCAGCCCCACCTGCTTATAAGAAGGATAAATATTATCCTATAATTTGGGAGAAGTTAATGAATCTGACTTCAGCAATGTGCTGGAAACTCATTGCTCGAAAAGTTCAGACTGCGATCTGGATTAAACAAGATGATCTGTCATGCCTCCAGCACAATTCTGAACAGAAGCTTGTAGATTTATGTGATGCTGGGGATGATTCCAAGTCATCATGGAATACACAGCTGAGGAATTGTATACAAGTTAGGGGTGCACAATCAGATTCTCCAAAACTTGCTTCTAGACCTGAGCGCCTTTCAGTATACTCAGAGAGTCTTAGCAGAATAG GTGTTACTCAAGAGGTATTTTCTTTAGAGACTGCCTTTTGGCAAGATCAAGTTCAGCGTTACTGGAGGTTGCTGAATGTCAATAAGACAGAAATACGAAATGTCATGGACATGAATGCATTTTGTGGTGGATTTGCTGTGGCTTTAAATGACTCGCCTACATGGGTGATGAATATAGTTCCTGCAAGCATGAGCAATACATTGTCTGCCATTTACAATCGTGGTCTGATTGGTGCTTTCCATGATTG GTGCGAACCATTTTCCACTTATCCACGTACCTATGATCTGTTACATGCCAACCACCTCTTCTCTCATTATAAGAACCTGGGGCAACAAGGTTGCGTATTGGCGGATATCCTTCTAGAGATGGACAGGATGATCAGACCTCAG GGATTCATTATCATTAGGGATGCGGAAACCATTACAGCAAGGATCCAGGATCTTGCTCCAAAATTTTTATGGGAGGTTGAATCGCATATGCTGGAAAACATAGAGAAGAAACCTGAAACTGTGTTAATTTGTAGGAAGAAGTTTTGGGCAATCGTCTGA